GTCGCCGCAGGTCTCGCGGAAGATGCAAAGCGCGTGCTCCATGCCGAGAAAAGGTCGGACGGCCTCGTCGAAGAGCTGGATGAAAACCCTGCCGATGTCGTTGCGCACCCACTCGTCGAAAACCGCGCACAAAAAATCGCCGTAGGCGTCGGCCGGCACCGAGCGCGGGTGAACCGGGGCCATCGGGTCGGCGGTTTTTTCCACCAGCGGGAGAAACTGCAGGTACTGTCCGCCGATCTCCTTGAGGAAGCGGTAGACGGCGATCGGGTGGCGGACGTTGGCTTCGTGGACGACGCACAGCAAATCGACGTGGATCTCGTGCTGCCGGAGGAGCTGGAACGCCTGGACGACGGCGCGATGCGTCGGCTTGCGGCCCTTGGTCAGCCGATAGCGGTCGTGCAGGTCGCGCGGGCCGTCCAGGCTCAGGCCCACGTAGAAGTTTTCCGCCGCGAGAAACCGGCACCACTCCTCATCGATCAACGTCCCGTTGGTCTGGATGCCGTTGACGAGCTGCTTCCCGGGGGAAAGATATTTTTTCTGCAGCGCGACCGCCTTGCGGAAAAAATCGACGCCCAGGAGCGTCGGCTCCCCTCCGTGCCACGAGAAGCTCACGATCTCCTTGGGCGTCGCCCGGATGTGCTGGGCGATGTAGCGCTCGAGCGTCTCGTCGCTGAGCCGAAAGCTCGTGCCCTTCGGGTAGAGATCTTCCTTCTTGAGGTAATAGCAGTAGTCGCAGTCGAGGTTGCAGATCGCCCCGACCGTCTTCACCATGATCTGGAATTCGCGCGCCGCAGTTTCCACAGGCCTTTCCTGTACCCGACCGAGCTCGTTTTCCGGGACTGTACTTAAAAAACCGAGCGAAGTCACTACCCTGCGCCCCCGGCCGCAGCGGCCGTCCCCGGGTTCCCCGGGGCGCCCGCGTTTCGGCAGGGCTCGAAAAATGGGCCAAATGGCCGATGGACAGGCCCGGAGCGAGGATGATATAAGCACCCTCGGTAGCCGAAGGCTCGTGCGAACGAGAGGGAGGACGTATGAGGCGCTCGATGCTCGTCGTTTTGGTTGGCGCTGGCTTCCTTTTGGTCCGCACCTCCGCCGCTTCGGCGGCGCAGCCTGAGGCGGCGAAACCCGCCGCTCCCACCTACGTCGGCACCGAGGTCTGCAAAGCCTGCCACGCCCCCGCGTTCGAGAAGTTTTCCCACACGATGATGGGGAAAATTTTTCTCTTCAACGCGCGCAACGAAACCGAAAAACAAGCCTGTGAGAACTGCCACGGTCCGGGAAGCGCCCATGTCGCGGCCGGCGGCGGCAAGGGGGTCGGCGGGCTGATCACGTTCCGAAAGGATTCGGGGGAATCGGCCGAGGTCCAGAACCAGCCCTGTCTCACCTGCCATCAGCGCGGAGTGCAAACCTACTGGGAGGCAAGCCCTCACGCCAGCCGAGGAATCGCCTGCGTCAACTGCCACACCCTCATGGAGAAGACGACCGATCGCTTCCAACTGGCGAAGGTCGGCGACCGGACACCTTTTTTCAACAAGCGCGCGCAGACCGAGGTTTGCGGCCAGTGTCATCTGCAGAGAAAGGCGCAGCTCATGCGCTCTTCGCACATGCCTGTGAGGGAAGGGAAGATAACCTGTACCGATTGCCACAATCCGCACGGGACTCCTAATCCCGCCCAACTCAAGCAGGCAAGCGTAAACGAAAATTGCTACACCTGCCACGCGGAGCGCCGCGGTCCGTTTCTCTGGGAGCATCCTCCGGTGCTCGAGAACTGCGCCAACTGCCACGAGCCTCACGGCTCGGTCAATGATCGGCTTCTCAAGGTGACCGATCCTCGGCTCTGCACGCA
This window of the Candidatus Zixiibacteriota bacterium genome carries:
- a CDS encoding anaerobic sulfatase maturase, with the translated sequence METAAREFQIMVKTVGAICNLDCDYCYYLKKEDLYPKGTSFRLSDETLERYIAQHIRATPKEIVSFSWHGGEPTLLGVDFFRKAVALQKKYLSPGKQLVNGIQTNGTLIDEEWCRFLAAENFYVGLSLDGPRDLHDRYRLTKGRKPTHRAVVQAFQLLRQHEIHVDLLCVVHEANVRHPIAVYRFLKEIGGQYLQFLPLVEKTADPMAPVHPRSVPADAYGDFLCAVFDEWVRNDIGRVFIQLFDEAVRPFLGMEHALCIFRETCGDVPVVEHNGDFYSCDHYVEPAHKIGNIYERTLAELIEDPAQREFGRRKWTALPRYCRECEVRDMCNGGCPKDRLIRTPDGEEGLNYLCAGLKRFFTHSKPYFQEFARLVEAGEPAEKLMEIVRARDARRPGAGAGRNDPCPCGSGRKYKRCCGGAAKASAAR
- a CDS encoding DmsE family decaheme c-type cytochrome, with amino-acid sequence MRRSMLVVLVGAGFLLVRTSAASAAQPEAAKPAAPTYVGTEVCKACHAPAFEKFSHTMMGKIFLFNARNETEKQACENCHGPGSAHVAAGGGKGVGGLITFRKDSGESAEVQNQPCLTCHQRGVQTYWEASPHASRGIACVNCHTLMEKTTDRFQLAKVGDRTPFFNKRAQTEVCGQCHLQRKAQLMRSSHMPVREGKITCTDCHNPHGTPNPAQLKQASVNENCYTCHAERRGPFLWEHPPVLENCANCHEPHGSVNDRLLKVTDPRLCTQCHIATRHPGTPRGSTSVFFFNRSCTNCHSQVHGSNHPSGRRFQR